A genomic segment from Aspergillus puulaauensis MK2 DNA, chromosome 1, nearly complete sequence encodes:
- a CDS encoding uncharacterized protein (COG:S;~EggNog:ENOG410PGK6;~InterPro:IPR007557;~PFAM:PF04468) has translation MAAPTNNKPSSASLTPPNNASSRLERTHPGIRRSTPDSEALASSDDDVEHSLPAPSTNMPAQKPARRTSWLNEIPATMPRKGSLTGAPLSSGASNPTSPATDQSGWQTSTSPGLNSSISWNTVGNTSFPWGTGIWNTDSRKEPPPRLSEIVPSPTMSNPSTSSNYLAEELLSPTTRTSGDSSIPFSIPLHPTPKTYRSQSYSVGQLDPEYLGLTAGSKPPNAYAGGRPRNGAQFSALQHRSSRPSLLGELGHDPATLGRVREDEDDGAESPGGSDGSYGNYNANQARTIEQLSRENALLRQAAGQVDTPYRDRAMSTASATSGYAVGGGIRNSHRIRGSVPEEADLAVEDLDEVGNIPGYHDMYSNTRRRFSEHSGNLEKQFSGLSPAENRTLGDLRKAHWQTSLGFGSLADIPQSRRHSFAEIPIRHPSISGDSQVTSTARVGLSEKDENYANINDGSIPNAPGQNQSYFARDASIRNAVDSQSPIAPSFHQGYNPYGRHQPALPHQNQLLYIVTFKCHRADVFYIQEDTGLQVNPGDLVIVEADRGTDLGTIQHANISLQKARELKQKYAEEHYKWLMMFSRQGQNGAASAVGAQGNVSSMGGRSAIGGMGPHGAHGVQEPAGEIKPKLIKRLAQNHEILTLRDKEGNEAKAKRVCQQKVAEHQLNMEILDAEFQMDWKKLTFYYFADSYINFNSLVTDLFKIYKTRIWMSAINPASFVTPPSAGIQSPNPLGYGQDAQGDRPHQRDARAFGNSRDGLDAGRDGVANQMGLLRSGYGDSYQQFGHSPRQPEAGMGGLGSADPFTSYPAGGYGALEPGYTDYTGTSGVNNGASRMHPAPVEWMNRFQGLSLNS, from the exons ATGGCTGCGCCAACCAACAACAAGCCGTCGTCGGCTTCCCTGACCCCGCCTAATAATGCCTCTTCTAGGCTGGAGAGAACTCATCCTGGCATTCGTCGTTCGACTCCGGATTCCGAAGCCCTAGCTTCTTCCGACGATGATGTAGAGCATTCCCTGCCTGCGCCTTCTACAAACATGCCTGCACAGAAGCCTGCACGCCGGACCTCTTGGCTCAACGAAATCCCTGCTACCATGCCTCGAAAGGGCTCACTTACTGGGGCTCCTTTGTCCTCAGGAGCTTCCAATCCAACCAGTCCTGCTACTGACCAATCCGGATGGCAAACCAGCACTAGCCCTGGATTGAACAGCTCCATTAGTTGGAATACCGTTGGCAATACTTCGTTTCCGTGGGGTACCGGCATCTGGAATACCGATTCCCGCAAAGaacctccgcctcgcctTTCAGAGATTGTTCCGTCTCCCACGATGTCTAATCCATCGACTTCGAGCAACTACTTGGCCGAAGAACTCCTTAGTCCAACCACTCGGACTTCTGGTGACTCCTCAATCCCGTTTTCCATTCCGCTTCACCCAACACCTAAAACCTATCGCTCTCAGTCATATTCTGTGGGTCAACTAGATCCTGAATATCTTGGTTTGACCGCTGGCAGTAAGCCGCCGAATGCATACGCTGGTGGTCGTCCTAGGAATGGAGCACAGTTCTCTGCACTGCAGCATCGTTCGTCGCGCCCCAGTTTGCTCGGAGAGCTGGGCCACGACCCCGCTACTCTGGGCCGTGTAcgtgaagatgaggatgatggtgctGAGAGCCCTGGTGGATCGGACGGTAGCTACGGCAATTATAACGCCAACCAAGCTCGTACAATTGAGCAACTCTCGCGAGAGAATGCTCTCCTGCGCCAGGCAGCTGGACAAGTGGATACTCCATACAGGGATCGCGCCATGTCAACTGCATCGGCAACTAGCGGATATGCAGTTGGCGGTGGCATTCGTAACTCGCATCGCATTCGCGGCAGCGTTCCGGAAGAAGCGGACCTTGCTGTAGAGGATCTCGATGAGGTGGGTAATATTCCCGGCTACCATGATATGTACAGCAACACCAGGAGGAGATTCTCCGAACATTCGGGCAATTTGGAGAAACAATTCTCTGGCTTATCGCCTGCGGAAAACCGCACTCTAGGCGATTTGAGAAAGGCACACTGGCAGACTTCTCTTGGGTTCGGTAGCCTCGCAGATATTCCCCAGAGTCGGCGTCACTCGTTCGCCGAAATACCGATTCGCCACCCATCTATCTCTGGAGACTCCCAGGTAACGAGCACCGCTCGGGTCGGATTAagtgagaaggatgagaatTATGCCAATATCAACGACGGTTCTATTCCGAATGCCCCAGGCCAAAATC AATCCTATTTTGCTCGCGATGCATCTATTCGCAACGCGGTCGATTCCCAATCCCCTATCGcaccttctttccaccaAGGCTATAACCCATATGGTCGCCACCAACCTGCCCTCCCGCATCAGAACCAGCTGCTTTACATTGTGACCTTCAAGTGCCACCGCGCGGACGTTTTCTACATTCAAGAGGACACCGGCCTTCAAGTGAACCCTGGAGATCTGGTCATTGTAGAGGCAGACCGCGGTACTGATCTTGGAACTATTCAGCACGCCAACATTTCACTGCAGAAAGCACGGGAGTTGAAACAGAAATATGCTGAAGAGCATTACAAatggttgatgatgtttTCCAGGCAAGGCCAAAACGGTGCCGCAAGTGCAGTTGGTGCGCAGGGCAATGTCTCGAGCATGGGTGGCCGGAGCGCCATTGGTGGCATGGGACCTCACGGTGCACACGGAGTGCAGGAACCCGCTGGTGAAATTAAACCGAAATTGATCAAGCGACTTGCCCAAAACCATGAGATCCTGACTCTGCGTGACAAAGAGGGAAATGAAGCGAAAGCGAAGCGCGTCTGTCAACAGAAGGTAGCAGAACACCAGCTGAACATGGAAATTCTTGACGCGGAATTTCAAAT GGACTGGAAGAAACTTACATTTTACTACTTTGCCGACTCGTACATCAACTTCAACTCCCTTGTTACCGACCTTTTCAAGATCTACAAAACTAGAATTTGGATGTCCGCCATTAACCCGGCGTCGTTTGTCACACCTCCATCTGCTGGTATTCAGAGCCCTAACCCTCTCGGATATGGTCAGGATGCTCAAGGTGACCGTCCCCACCAGCGTGACGCTAGAGCATTTGGCAATTCCCGTGATGGTCTAGATGCTGGACGGGATGGTGTTGCCAACCAGATGGGCCTGCTACGCAGTGGATATGGAGACTCCTATCAGCAATTCGGCCATTCCCCTCGTCAACCTGAAGCTGGCATGGGTGGACTGGGATCCGCCGATCCTTTCACCTCCTACCCGGCTGGTGGGTACGGTGCACTGGAGCCAGGGTATACCGATTATACCGGGACCTCTGGTGTTAACAACGGGGCCTCTCGTATGCACCCTGCTCCGGTTGAATGGATGAATCGTTTCCAGGGTCTGTCGCTCAACTCTTGA
- the RPL15 gene encoding 60S ribosomal protein eL15 (BUSCO:EOG09264L0C;~COG:J;~EggNog:ENOG410PG8Y;~InterPro:IPR000439,IPR012678,IPR020925,IPR024794;~PFAM:PF00827;~go_component: GO:0005840 - ribosome [Evidence IEA];~go_function: GO:0003735 - structural constituent of ribosome [Evidence IEA];~go_process: GO:0006412 - translation [Evidence IEA]) gives MGALKYVEEIQKKKQSDVIRFLLRVRCWELRQLNAIHRASRPSRPDKARRLGYKAKQGYVIYRIRVRRGGRKRPVPKGATYGKPTNMGVNQLKYQRALAATAEERVGRRCANLRVLNSYWINQDSTYKYFEVILVDPQHKAIRRDARINWICNAVHKHREARGLTATGKKSRGINKGHRYNNTSSGRRHTWKRQNTQSYWRYR, from the exons ATGGGTGCCCTCAAGTACGTTGAAGAGattcaaaagaagaagcagtcCGACGTGATTCGCTTCCTTCTGCGCGTCCGCTGCTGGGAG CTCCGTCAGTTGAACGCTATCCACCGTGCTTCCCGTCCCTCTCGCCCCGACAAGGCCCGTCGTCTCGGCTACAAGGCTAAGCAGGGATATGTTATCTACCGTATCCGTGTGAGACGCGGTGGCCGCAAGCGCCCCGTCCCCAAGGGTGCCACCTACG GCAAGCCCACCAACATGGGTGTTAACCAGCTCAAGTACCAGCGTGCTCTCGCTGCTACCGCTGAGGAGCGTGTCGGTCGCCGTTGCGCCAACTTGCGTGTCCTGAACTCCTACTGGATCAACCAGGACTCCACCTACAAGTACTTCGAGGTTATCCTCGTCGACCCCCAGCACAAGGCGATCCGCCGTGATGCCCGCATCAACTGGATCTGCAACGCCGTTCACAAG CACCGTGAAGCCCGTGGTCTCACCGCTACCGGCAAGAAGTCCCGTGGTATCAACAAGGGCCACCGCTACAACAACACCTCGTCCGGTCGCCGCCACACCTGGAAGCGCCAGAACACCCAGAGCTACTGGAGATACCGTTAA
- the HUL4_1 gene encoding putative E3 ubiquitin-protein ligase (COG:O;~EggNog:ENOG410PH0X), producing the protein MPSRAAHNPSVHQSTSLAGVQPSTSPIRVPVVGSRSPNRARHVEASTNQRVTGAPYFSPPSPQYRGRHSRSISQPFASAFGATGKRRNKSIVAVDTDDDDDDDDIYLPNPNPLSTSPRKGLPRVPPKDDLTTGKCMTCNNTVRWPRNLKVFRCTECLTVNDLEPYQETRDPINPGTKPAIPRKAIPLTTERTAAIIDRCISTHLQQCLGAPQVPPKDAFRKGLPQASPKSPEHLPLPQHQRPSRGRSASSSDTREKADGGDRAFESSSYPFRNPFPPAPPPKDAPDHRNAPRHVAPREHGRPHDSGRKERHPYIFRELEDYIISGFRGCDILNASFNSGHQAPRPAPENTRPEPDPGQSPRHAYVDPVVELDAKTLLVGDLAENSSWWMADEESGRGPSHAQSKPRTTKTVNSRSPRINWTDVDQWYQLILRAGTSWVEKWSTMKPPLTEEDPTKAAAWDMADLSVIEKEMTESRAHLHRTLLKATEGFLNDREDH; encoded by the exons ATGCCGTCGCGGGCTGCGCATAATCCTTCGGTCCATCAATCCACGAGTCTGGCCGGAGTCCAACCTAGCACAAGCCCCATCCGCGTGCCAGTAGTGGGAAGCCGATCTCCGAACCGCGCGCGACATGTCGAGGCAAGCACAAACCAAAGAGTGACCGGGGCGCCGTATTTCTCCCCGCCGTCACCGCAGTATCGTGGACGGCATTCTCGCTCGATTAGCCAGCCCTTTGCGTCAGCTTTTGGGGCTACTGGGAAGCGTCGGAATAAATCAATAGTAGCAGTAGATactgacgatgacgatgacgacgatgatatCTATCTCCCGAATCCAAATCCATTATCTACGAGTCCCCGCAAGGGTTTGCCGCGAGTACCGCCGAAGGATGATTTGACAACGGGCAAGTGTATGACTTGCAATAACACGGTGCGATGGCCGCGGAATTTGAAAGTCTTTCGATGTACGGAGTGTTTAACGGTGAATGACCTGGAACCGTATCAGGAGACGAGAGACCCCATCAACCCTGGGACAAAGCCGGCAATTCCAAGGAAAG CGATCCCATTGACAACTGAGCGAACCGCTGCCATTATCGATCGGTGCATATCTACTCATTTGCAACAATGCTTAGGAGCCCCGCAAGTACCGCCGAAGGATGCATTTAGGAAAGGCTTGCCTCAAGCCTCGCCCAAATCACCTGAACATTTACCGCTACCTCAACATCAGCGACCCTCACGGGGTCGCAGCGCGTCATCCTCAGATACGCGCGAGAAGGCCGATGGTGGCGATAGAGCCTTTGAAAGCTCCAGCTACCCGTTTAGGAACCCGTTTCCCCCGGCTCCCCCACCCAAGGATGCACCAGACCATCGGAATGCGCCCAGGCACGTGGCGCCAAGGGAGCATGGTCGACCGCATGACAgtggaagaaaggaaaggcaTCCTTATATATTCCGAGAACTGGAGGACTATATAATATCGGGGTTTAGAGGCTGTGACATTCTGAATGCATCGTTCAACTCGGGTCATCAAGCTCCCCGACCTGCACCAGAGAATACTCGCCCCGAACCCGACCCAGGGCAAAGCCCAAGACACGCATATGTGGATCCTGTCGTTGAACTGGATGCTAAGACACTTCTGGTGGGGGATCTGGCTGAGAATTCATCTTGGTGGATGGCTGATGAAGAATCGGGTAGAGGACCCAGCCATGCCCAATCCAAGCCCAGAACTACGAAAACAGTCAACTCGAGAAGCCCTCGAATTAACTGGACGGATGTCGATCAGTGGTATCAGCTTATACTGAGAGCGGGGACTTCCTGGGTTGAGAAGTGGTCGACCATGAAACCACCTCTAACTGAAGAGGATCCCACAAAGGCCGCGGCATGGGATATGGCGGACTTGAGTGTGATCGAAAAGGAAATGACAGAATCGCGTGCACATCTACATAGGACACTCCTGAAAGCTACGGAGGGCTTCTTAAACGACCGCGAAGACCACTGA
- the HUL4_2 gene encoding putative E3 ubiquitin-protein ligase (COG:O;~EggNog:ENOG410PH0X;~InterPro:IPR000569,IPR035983;~PFAM:PF00632;~TransMembrane:1 (o240-261i);~go_function: GO:0004842 - ubiquitin-protein transferase activity [Evidence IEA]) produces the protein MNTPAELHAAINGINQNKQTKKKEEEPMTYGDDWQVRAAGRVMALLFTANNADVARRPAGALGHESSHRGHMIPISSFYNTRLDYSNLVVPDFEAWESKTSKFSFCQYPFFLSIGAKIQILEHDARRQMEVKAREAFFNSILSRKAVSQYFVLKVRRDCLVEDSLQRVGEVLGSTPEEMKKGLRIGFIGEEGVDAGGLRKEWFLLLVREVFDPYHGLFIYDEDSQYCYFNPYCFESSEQFFLVGVVLGLAIYNSIILDIALPPFAFKKLLAAAPQTSAPQPLTTRPTYKCSLDDLAEYRPVLARGLRRLLEFEGDVAETFCHNFVADVDRYGEVKSIPLCPGGEKKPVTNANRREFVDLYVHYHLDTAVTRQFEPFRRGFFSVCGGNALSLFRPEEIELLVRGSDEPLDVKSLRAVATYLNWQTTKPESVPVVQWFWEYFERTKPDAQRRLLSFITSSDRIPAVGATSLNIQLACLGDDSSRFPIAHTCFNRLGLYRYATREKLERLLSEAVLNSEGFGLK, from the exons ATGAATACACCGGCGGAATTACATGCAGCAATCAATGGAATAAACCAGAACAAGCAaaccaagaaaaaggaagaggagcccATGACGTATGGCGACGATTGGCAAGTCCGAGCAGCTGGCCGAGTAATGGCGCTCCTCTTTACCGCAAATAATGCAGACGTCGCTCGAAGGCCGGCGGGAGCCCTGGGTCATGAATCAAGCCATCGTGGACACATGATTCCGATCAGTTCATTTTATAATACAAGGCTAGATTATTCCAACCTTGTGGTGCCTGATTTCGAGGCTTGGGAGTCGAAGACATCGAAGTTCTCATTCTGTCAGTACCCTTTCTTTCTCAGTATTGGAGCAAAGATCCAGATTCTGGAACATGATGCTCGTCGCCAGATGGAGGTCAAGGCTCGTGAAGCATTCTTCAACAGCATTCTGAGTAGAAAGGCCGTGAGCCAATACTTTGTGCTGAAAGTACGGCGTGACTGTTTGGTAGAAGACAGTCTACAGCGTGTCGGCGAGGTCCTCGGGTCTACTCCtgaggaaatgaagaaaggACTGCGGATCGGATTCATCGGTGAGGAGGGCGTGGATGCCGGCGGGCTTCGAAAGGAATGGTTCCTGCTTCTTGTGCGGGAGGTCTTTGACCCCTATCACG GGCTTTTCATCTACGATGAAGACTCACAGTATTGTTATTTCAACCCGTATTGCTTTGAATCTTCGGAGCAGTTCTTCTTGGTTGGAGTTGTTTTAGGACTTGCTATTTATAACTCTATCATTCTTGACATTGCGCTTCCACCATTCGCATTCAAAAAATTGTTAGCGGCAGCGCCGCAGACGTCCGCACCACAACCATTGACTACCCGCCCTACGTATAAATGCAGCTTAGATGATCTAGCGGAGTACCGGCCAGTTCTTGCTAGAGGTCTGCGGAGACTTTTGGAATTTGAGGGAGATGTTGCCGAGACGTTTTGCCATAACTTTGTAGCCGATGTTGATCGGTATGGCGAGGTTAAATCTATCCCATTGTGCCCTGGCGGCGAGAAGAAACCGGTGACGAATGCGAATCGCCGGGAGTTCGTGGACCTATACGTTCACTACCATTTGGACACTGCCGTCACGCGGCAGTTTGAGCCGTTCCGACGTGGGTTTTTCAGTGTCTGTGGCGGTAATGCATTGTCCTTATTCCGCCCCGAGGAGATTGAATTACTGGTGCGTGGATCAGATGAGCCGCTGGATGTGAAATCGCTACGTGCGGTTGCCACATACCTAAACTGGCAAACAACAAAGCCAGAGTCAGTACCTGTGGTACAATGGTTCTGGGAGTACTTCGAGCGCACGAAGCCTGATGCACAACGCAGACTTCTTTCATTTATTACGAGCAGCGACCGCATTCCAGCCGTCGGGGCAACGAGTCTAAACATCCAACTGGCCTGTCTCGGTGATGATTCGTCACGGTTCCCGATTGCACATACATGTTTCAACCGGCTGGGACTGTACCGGTATGCGACACGGGAAAAGCTTGAGCGGCTACTCTCGGAGGCGGTATTAAACAGTGAAGGATTTGGACTCAAGTAG
- a CDS encoding uncharacterized protein (TransMembrane:4 (o38-54i61-79o99-117i129-150o)) translates to MDTIRTILAQAGNTTKAADGIVVCVSPFSSSFSLLPRLHVYFCFTVATAFWPFYNTRPVKAAYVFSIFYAVLSAVHSAANFALLARGSTRDHFLGPDLFHHYRTIALGIFFCTRLVYSPRGRPLTNDQFKLIHSLLIVLAVAGVAGNIAIRHVARNITSNESICQAAHAVLLPQKIVLGDHSKYDGLFSSLEETPYISIHPWANARISQPTSKVTPNTFFQALKLAGRAILLYNDSGFIIVTTAVLLSVQAEIIYYNLQFPASLTSGILPHWSIWVLTLLYLTTEAGIWIHGLPERLRQERTARHKKEAAEAEIQRILKPLKDGEIHIYLQPREDIQPPYGGEITYEEAALYCRALPEFIPVFEDLIRLLKANKEMKTRLAR, encoded by the exons ATGGATACTATCCGCACCATACTCGCGCAGGCAGGAAACACCACCAAAGCTGCAGATGGGATTGTCGTCTGCGTCTCTCCTTTCtcatccagcttcagcttaCTCCCTCGCCTCCATGTCTACTTCTGCTTCACCGTTGCCACTGCCTTCTGGCCCTTCTACAACACCCGCCCCGTTAAGGCTGCCTATGTCTTCTCTATCTTCTACGCAGTACTTTCCGCCGTACACTCCGCTGCGAACTTTGCGTTACTGGCACGAGGAAGCACCAGAGACCATTTCCTCGGGCCCGATCTTTTCCACCACTACAGAACCATAGCACTAGGGATCTTTTTCTGCACAAGGCTTGTTTACTCGCCGCGCGGTCGTCCCCTCACCAACGACCAATTCAAATTGATCCACTCCTTGCTCATTGTTCTCGCTGTAGCTGGTGTTGCAGGCAACATTGCCATCCGCCATGTGGCTCgcaacatcaccagcaatGAGTCGATATGCCAGGCCGCGCACGCCGTTCTCCTCCCCCAAAAGATAGTCTTGGGAGACCACAGCAAGTACGACGGACTTTTCTCCAGTCTC GAGGAGACGCCTTATATCTCCATTCATCCATGGGCAAACGCCCGAATCTCGCAACCCACCAGCAAGGTCACGCCAAACACCTTTTTCCAAGCCCTAAAACTAGCCGGCCGTGCGATCCTGCTCTACAACGATTCCGGCTTTATCATCGTCACCACAGCGGTCCTATTATCCGTCCAAGCAGAAATAATCTATTACAATCTCCAGTTCCCAGCGAGCCTAACCAGCGGTATCCTACCACACTGGTCCATCTGGGTCCTCACGCTGCTGTATCTCACCACCGAGGCCGGAATCTGGATACATGGACTCCCCGAAAGACTTCGTCAAGAACGCACTGCCCGCCATAAAAaagaagctgcagaagcggAAATTCAGCGCATCCTGAAGCCGCTGAAAGATGGCGAGATTCATATCTATCTGCAGCCTCGTGAAGATATACAACCGCCGTATGGTGGTGAAATCACGTATGAAGAGGCTGCCCTTTATTGTCGAGCACTTCCTGAGTTTATTCCGGTGTTTGAGGATCTAATTCGACTTCTAAAGGCGAATAAAGAAATGAAAACGCGGCTGGCGAGGTAA
- a CDS encoding zinc-dependent alcohol dehydrogenase family protein (COG:Q;~EggNog:ENOG410PIGG;~InterPro:IPR013154,IPR013149,IPR002328,IPR036291, IPR011032;~PFAM:PF00107,PF08240,PF16912;~go_function: GO:0008270 - zinc ion binding [Evidence IEA];~go_function: GO:0016491 - oxidoreductase activity [Evidence IEA];~go_process: GO:0055114 - oxidation-reduction process [Evidence IEA]), translating to MTIAVPQTMKALLYDKPRVQKIVEVPVPALRANDVLIKVKACGVCDTDLRTHEGNSIAKFPLVPGHETVGIVADLGSKVKTLKIGDRVVADNSEFCGECFYCRRGDELFCENFDVHGITMSGGFAEYCAYPAGRVFKVKNLSDVDATLIEPASRAAHGLDKISPKMGSRVLLFGAEPTGLILAQLLRLNGGCHVVICAPKGLKMELAKSLGAGDEYIENSLQDPIDQSNWLKVDNPYGFDVVVEATGNVKILEDSINYVRRGGKLVVYGAYSYEDRVSWYPRKIIGDEIQIIGSFSEVYKFPAAIDYLDSGKVKVTGIVNKLYKLEQWEDCLKAMRNKNTIKAAIIFDWN from the exons ATGACTATCGCGGTACCTCAGACCATGAAGGCCCTCTT ATACGACAAGCCGAGAGTACAAAAGATAGTTGAGGTCCCAGTGCCCGCACTCCGTGCGAATGATGTCTTG ATCAAGGTTAAGGCATGCGGCGTCTGTGATACCGACCTTCGCACTCATGAGGGCAACTCCATTGCAAAG TTCCCTCTGGTTCCAG GCCATGAAACCGTCGGTATTGTTGCAGATTTAGGCTCTAAAGTCAAGACCCTCAAGATTGGTGATCGTGTTGTTGCAGATAACTCTGAGTTCTGTGGCGAGTGCTTCTACTGCCGTCGTGGCGATGAGTTGTTCTGCGAGAACTTCGACGTCCATGGCATCACCATGAGCGGGGGCTTTGCTGAATACTGCGCTTATCCTG CTGGCAGGGTGTTCAAGGTCAAGAACCTCAGCGATGTTGACGCCACCCTCATTGAACCCGCTTCCCGTGCCGCCCACGGTCTTGATAAGATCTCTCCCAAAATGGGCTCACGCGTTCTTCTCTTCGGCGCCGAGCCCACTGGCCTG ATCCTCGCCCAGCTGCTCCGCCTGAACGGTGGATGTCACGTCGTTATTTGTGCCCCCAAGGGACTGAAGATGGAGCTCGCTAAATCTCTTGGTGCGGGAGACGAATACATCGAAAACTCCTTACAGGATCCCATCGACCAGTCCAACTGGCTGAAGGTGGACAATCCTTATGGCTTCGACGTTGTAGTTGAGGCCACAGGCAACGTCAAGATCCTCGAGGATTCGATCAACTACGTGCGCCGCGGCGGCAAGCTCGTCGTATACGGCGCCTATTCCTACGAGGACCGCGTCTCCTGGTATCCTAGAAAGATTA TTGGCGACGAAATTCAGATCATCGGCAGCTTCTCCGAGGTCTACAAGTTCCCCGCAGCCATTGACTACCTTGACTctggcaaggtcaaggtgACCGGAATAGTGAATAAGCTGTACAAGCTTGAACAATGGGAGGATTGTTTGAAGGCGATGCGCAACAAGAACACCATCAAGGCGGCCATTATTTTTGACTGGAATTGA
- a CDS encoding uncharacterized protein (COG:Z;~EggNog:ENOG410PJ27;~InterPro:IPR010414,IPR008999;~PFAM:PF06229), translated as MVKPLTFKGDKPKSKKRKNPDRDHDRDLSAPSKQPKPAESGDPEADAEADARANTKAEASAEDQSWVTADTTSDISGPIVIVLPSEPPACIASDMNGKVYASELENLIEGDARTAEPHDVRQVWVATRVAGTEGFSLKGGHGRYLSCDKYGLFSATASAISQHESFLMHPSPDIPGTFFIQTIGGAGETDTFLGVKETNKGVEIRGDEESLSFQTTVRIRMQARFKPRIKANKETKAKEKVSRKELEEVVGRRLDDSEVKRLRRARREGNFHEEILDVRVRGKHDKFA; from the exons ATGGTCAAACCCTTAACATTCAAAGGCGACAAGCCCAAATCCAAAAAGCGCAAGAACCCCGACCGCGACCACGACCGCGACCTCTCCGCACCATCCAAACAGCCCAAGCCTGCAGAGTCTGGCGACCCAGAAGCGGACGCTGAAGCTGATGCCCGGGCAAATACAAAGGCAGAAGCCTCAGCTGAAGACCAGAGTTGGGTCACCGCCGACACAACATCAGACATCTCAGGGCCCATCGTTATCGTCCTCCCCTCCGAGCCCCCGGCATGCATTGCCTCAGATATGAACGGGAAAGTGTATGCGAGTGAACTGGAGAATCTAATTGAGGGGGATGCGCGGACTGCGGAGCCGCATGATGTGCGGCAGGTTTGGGTTGCGACGAGGGTTGCGGGGACCGAAGGGTTTAGTTTGAAGGGTGGACATGGGAG ATATTTATCATGCGACAAGTACGGTCTTTTCAGCGCTACTGCCTCGGCGATTTCGCAGCATGAGTCGTTCCTAATGCACCCGTCGCCTGATATCCCGGGGACGTTCTTTATTCAGACAATTGGTGGTGCCGGGGAAACAGATACGTTTTTGGGGGTAAAAGAAACGAATAAGGGAGTTGAAATCCGCGGAGACGAAGAGAGTCTCTCGTTCCAGACGACTGTGCGGATACGGATGCAGGCGCGGTTCAAGCCGAGGATAAAGGCTAACAAGgagacgaaggcgaaggagaaggttAGCcggaaggagctggaggaggttgttgggcGGAGGCTGGATGATAGTGAGGTTAAGAGGCtgaggagagcgaggagggaggggaatTTCCATGAGGAGATTTTGGATGTTAGGGTTCGCGGGAAGCATGATAAATTTGCTTGA
- a CDS encoding uncharacterized protein (COG:S;~EggNog:ENOG410PQC0;~InterPro:IPR029033), whose protein sequence is MLTNLGLQQNFQVGSDYRDLYISSDSPKQILGISEDKYVLSQTSASAPDELVLLNTATAFLQGRYPPLDASFASQSLNNGTNYTKPRVV, encoded by the coding sequence ATGTTAACCAACCTGGGCCTTCAGCAAAACTTCCAGGTTGGTTCGGACTATCGTGACCTTTACATCTCGTCCGACTCTCCCAAGCAGATTCTTGGTATCTCCGAGGACAAGTACGTCCTGTCACAAACCTCCGCTTCAGCTCCAGATGAGCTTGTCCTACTCAACACTGCCACGGCTTTCCTCCAGGGTCGTTATCCTCCACTTGACgcttcttttgcttcccAGTCTTTGAATAACGGTACAAATTATACAAAACCGCGAGTGGTGTAA